One genomic segment of Salminus brasiliensis chromosome 6, fSalBra1.hap2, whole genome shotgun sequence includes these proteins:
- the olfml2a gene encoding olfactomedin-like protein 2A — protein MWIYRNIIACACVLALTQHAVAISKLFGDVEPVRMTSEGSDCRCKCMMRPLSAEACARLRDGTLRVDDFYAVETVSSGSDCKCSCTAPPSSLNPCENEWRTEKLKKQAPELLKLHSMVDLLEGTLYSMDLMKVHAYMNKVVAQMNTLEETIKTNLSRENDFVRDSVMNLSNQLKKYENYSDIMVSIKKEISSLGLQLLQKDSATENKAQATENKKPKEAAKPPNKKTPVAKAPPKQAKEKPVKPKKELSAKAVKPAKPDPTAKAKTLGHQPGVIRGITYYKATRTDDSDGESVGRGDRESPAKTHTVHQIEGSELVLEAAEGTATPVPTTTTTTTAVATRTTKTTTAASQTTTVSAEELFTTTSTQATPATEKPVIIVTPGLKSKDSGGKVNANKAGKSLECEGTIASVEMPEKHHSYGRNEGAWMKDPLAKDNKIYVTNYYYGNNLVEFRNLENFKQGRWTNLYKLPYNWIGTGHVVFNGAFYYNRAFTKNIIKYDLRMRYVAAWTLLHDVVYEDTTPWKWRGHSDIDFAVDESGLWVIYPALDYDYSQHEVIVISKLDPGDLSMKKETTWRTGLKRSSYGNCFIVCGVLYAVDNYNQKEGEISYAYDTHTNTEATPRLPFTNEYAFVTQVDYNPKEKMLYAWDNGHQVTYNIHFVDQ, from the exons CTTTTCGGGGATGTGGAGCCGGTGAGGATGACGTCAGAAGGTTCAGACTGTCGCTGTAAGTGTATGATGCGGCCACTTAGTGCAGAAGCATGTGCAAGACTTCGGGACGGAACGCTGCGGGTGGACGATTTCTATGCAGTGGAAACGGTCAGCTCAGGCTCGGACTGCAAATGCTCCTGCACAGCCCCGCCTTCGTCCCTCAACCCCTGCGAGAACGAGTGGAGGACGGAGAAACTGAAGAAACAAGCACCTGAACTGCTCAAG cttcaTTCCATGGTGGACCTACTGGAGGGGACGTTGTACAGTATGGATCTGATGAAGGTTCACGCGTACATGAATAAAGTGGTGGCCCAGATGAACACACTGGAGGAG ACGATAAAGACGAACCTGAGTAGAGAGAATGACTTTGTCAGGGACAGTGTGATGAACCTGTCCAATCAGCTGAAGAAGTATGAAAACTACTCGGACATTATGGTCAGCATTAAGAAAGAAATCTCCAGCCTGGGACTGCAGCTACTGCAGAAAGACTCTGCGACAGAGAACAAAGCCCAG GCCACCGAAAATAAGAAGCCTAAGGAGGCAGCGAAACCGCCCAACAAGAAAACTCCAGTGGCCAAAGCTCCGCCCAAACAAGCCAAAGAGAAACCAGTGAAGCCTAAAAAGGAGCTGTCTGCCAAGGCGGTCAAACCTGCAAAGCCTGACCCCACTGCCAAGGCCAAGACTTTGGGTCACCAGCCAGGGGTCATCAGAGGAATCACCTACTACAAAGCAACCAGAACAGACGACTCGGATGGGGAAAGTGTGGGGAGAGGAGATAGAG AAAGCCCAGCCAAAACCCACACCGTCCACCAGATCGAGGGTTCTGAACTCGTCCTGGAAGCCGCCGAGGGCACCGCAACACCGGTGCCAACGACAACGACCACTACCACAGCTGTTGCCAcaagaacaacaaaaacaacaacagctgcCTCTCAAACAACAACTGTGAGTGCTGAGGAGCTTTTCACCACGACCTCCACCCAGGCCACCCCAGCCACGGAGAAACCGGTCATCATCGTCACACCGGGACTGAAAAGCAAGGACAGCGGTGGGAAGGTCAACGCTAACAAAGCAG GTAAATCTCTGGAGTGTGAGGGCACCATCGCCTCGGTGGAGATGCCAGAGAAGCACCACAGTTATGGCCGAAACGAAGGGGCCTGGATGAAGGACCCTCTTGCTAAGGACAACAAAATCTATGTCACCAACTACTACTACGGCAACAACCTGGTGGAATTCCGCAACCTGGAGAATTTCAAGCAAG GCCGCTGGACTAACCTATACAAGCTCCCGTACAACTGGATAGGAACGGGTCACGTGGTCTTCAACGGCGCCTTCTACTACAACCGAGCCTTCACCAAGAACATCATCAAATACGACCTGCGGATGCGCTACGTAGCGGCCTGGACCCTCCTGCACGATGTGGTCTACGAGGACACCACGCCGTGGAAATGGCGCGGCCATTCCGATATCGACTTCGCTGTGGACGAGAGCGGCCTGTGGGTGATCTACCCGGCACTGGACTACGACTACTCGCAGCACGAGGTCATCGTCATCAGCAAGCTGGACCCGGGCGACCTGTCCATGAAGAAGGAGACCACATGGAGGACGGGCCTGAAGCGCAGCTCGTACGGGAACTGCTTCATCGTGTGCGGCGTTCTTTACGCTGTCGACAATTACAATCAGAAAGAGGGCGAGATTTCGTACGCCTACGACACGCACACCAACACAGAGGCCACGCCCAGACTGCCCTTCACCAACGAGTATGCTTTCGTCACCCAGGTGGACTACAACCCCAAAGAGAAGATGCTGTACGCCTGGGACAATGGCCACCAGGTCACTTATAACATCCACTTTGTGGACCAGTGA